The proteins below come from a single Dysgonomonadaceae bacterium PH5-43 genomic window:
- a CDS encoding hypothetical protein (product_source=Hypo-rule applied; superfamily=49785,52266) → MATIKHYNVNTPPTAASPEGQYFVKRSDNPDRIDVYIVSNGTVKKQENNDENIAQLGRDMPVLNVSKTNNKYDYTTATARAAVPENERFLGKEIRYQTETGWVNEQYIGDNVSGWATDTNWKQVGSGSGGNLILEYTTDINTTRKLVKQSERKSGLEISYKHLEWGWVKERFVGTDFSDEGWANEAFWEDIVDTKEFVPSKNLIPTRFIHNAKTSAGDIWYNPGTPDSIVRPMKLEPGQTYTISRSQTTGNNSILFYLKDGTLSLVWTNDSTVVTFTVPENCCKVTFTVLSSDIGGNVLQLEQGNEATEFESPVYSIQEKIDTLPEYTFIENFAHSDNISNYSFNEGVLSNNRGYSFNPIPVGENTHISLYYTRTSHGVSGLAFYNYTGDITDIASFVANAALISGVYGEHVNGIHPVPAGATHAVYCFDFYHGWKPDDDELARWQILLGKHEYDPANNYKTIVDVVARADTKILKRQAQRKNLFDNFGIFSWNRKNDNSSELHSYNGHYLLSEIGRDGKTLDEIVNDPVKLAGLGLSQTIKFSPESAFNHSNEWERVLQIGGNIRGEFYRPVMLEGYHDIVVQCGMYVYTEDLTEEQVLQQFKIGAATGFDYNVGTEDLTGVKKIKENTYYVYRNQSIRIMDSDNWNTTDAGISVLIPDSISCEFGGFCWYEPLDEDMYNCYRGSFNTVLSGVDKFDEPIIYTALQFLRKKFDTLPFNEFKNRKVVVLGTSVPNEPPFGEAGTLQYPQFVGQILGFTPTVRSIGGTGVTYDPANNIYGLSMTNAEAEAGNPGIEKSYETQLDGCWDSELFFIDHMHNDAGRLHQFIDNPEYWDSAKQTFKITDTNAFDRAWPIGAMNYIIREIYKRNPRAVICLINDWRGTALNVTNYLANIVVGEYWSIPVCNLKMGNRDIDITIDVSTSIIGYDGRTIDIPAGSVVNPLKYQTKAAPEDDSPNDLIHPGRYGRILYAKYVAKWLMYNVSLQDTNGFY, encoded by the coding sequence ATGGCAACAATAAAACATTATAACGTCAATACCCCTCCGACAGCAGCCAGTCCGGAAGGGCAGTATTTTGTAAAGAGATCGGATAATCCGGATAGGATTGATGTCTATATCGTATCGAATGGAACGGTAAAAAAGCAGGAAAACAATGATGAAAATATAGCTCAATTAGGTCGCGATATGCCTGTTTTGAATGTCAGCAAAACTAATAATAAGTATGATTACACAACAGCAACAGCCCGCGCCGCCGTGCCGGAAAATGAAAGATTTTTAGGAAAAGAAATTCGTTATCAGACCGAGACCGGTTGGGTAAACGAGCAATATATCGGCGATAATGTAAGCGGATGGGCAACGGATACAAATTGGAAGCAAGTCGGGTCTGGAAGCGGCGGAAACCTGATTTTAGAATATACAACTGACATTAACACGACACGCAAGCTCGTCAAGCAAAGCGAGAGAAAATCCGGCTTGGAAATATCCTACAAGCATCTGGAATGGGGGTGGGTAAAAGAACGATTTGTCGGTACCGATTTTTCAGATGAGGGATGGGCAAATGAGGCATTTTGGGAAGACATTGTTGACACGAAAGAGTTTGTGCCTTCTAAAAATTTGATACCTACTCGTTTTATTCATAACGCAAAAACGAGTGCTGGAGATATATGGTATAATCCTGGTACTCCTGATTCTATTGTACGTCCGATGAAATTAGAGCCTGGACAAACATATACGATAAGTCGAAGTCAAACGACAGGGAATAACTCTATTTTGTTCTATTTAAAAGATGGAACACTGTCTCTTGTCTGGACAAACGATAGCACTGTCGTTACCTTCACAGTTCCCGAAAATTGCTGCAAGGTCACATTTACGGTGCTTTCCTCCGATATCGGAGGAAACGTTTTGCAACTCGAACAAGGAAATGAAGCGACAGAATTCGAAAGCCCCGTTTACTCTATTCAGGAAAAAATAGATACGTTGCCGGAATACACATTTATAGAAAATTTCGCACACTCTGATAATATTTCTAATTATAGTTTTAACGAGGGTGTGTTGAGTAACAATAGAGGTTATTCATTTAATCCGATTCCAGTAGGGGAAAATACGCACATTTCTTTGTATTATACCCGAACAAGCCACGGAGTGAGTGGTTTGGCGTTTTATAACTACACAGGGGACATAACAGATATAGCTTCTTTTGTTGCAAACGCTGCATTAATTTCAGGAGTCTACGGGGAGCATGTAAACGGCATACATCCTGTTCCGGCCGGCGCAACACACGCTGTTTATTGTTTCGACTTCTATCATGGATGGAAGCCTGACGACGACGAACTTGCAAGATGGCAAATACTTCTCGGCAAGCATGAATATGACCCAGCAAACAACTACAAAACGATAGTTGATGTCGTCGCCAGAGCCGATACGAAAATCTTAAAAAGACAAGCCCAACGAAAAAACTTGTTTGACAATTTTGGAATTTTTTCATGGAACAGGAAAAACGATAACAGTTCTGAATTGCATTCATATAACGGGCATTATTTGTTGTCAGAAATCGGAAGGGACGGAAAAACGCTCGATGAAATTGTTAATGACCCTGTTAAGTTAGCAGGACTTGGTCTTTCGCAAACAATAAAGTTTTCTCCCGAATCCGCTTTCAACCACTCAAATGAGTGGGAAAGGGTATTGCAAATAGGTGGAAATATACGAGGGGAATTTTATAGACCTGTTATGCTCGAGGGTTATCACGATATAGTTGTACAATGCGGGATGTATGTATATACGGAAGATTTGACAGAAGAACAGGTGCTCCAGCAGTTCAAAATAGGAGCAGCCACGGGCTTCGACTATAATGTTGGGACGGAAGATTTGACAGGCGTAAAAAAAATAAAAGAGAATACATACTATGTGTATAGAAATCAGAGTATCAGAATTATGGATTCTGATAACTGGAATACGACAGATGCTGGTATATCAGTGCTAATCCCGGATAGCATATCATGTGAATTTGGCGGTTTTTGTTGGTATGAGCCACTGGATGAGGATATGTATAATTGTTACAGAGGCAGTTTTAATACTGTTTTGTCTGGCGTTGACAAATTTGATGAACCGATTATTTATACAGCACTACAATTCTTACGTAAGAAATTTGACACACTTCCGTTCAATGAGTTCAAAAATCGAAAAGTAGTCGTATTGGGTACGAGCGTGCCGAACGAGCCTCCCTTCGGCGAGGCAGGAACGCTGCAATACCCACAATTTGTTGGACAGATTTTAGGATTCACTCCGACGGTGCGGTCAATCGGCGGTACTGGTGTTACATACGACCCGGCAAACAATATATACGGGCTATCGATGACTAATGCAGAAGCAGAAGCTGGGAATCCGGGTATTGAGAAAAGTTACGAAACTCAGCTCGACGGATGCTGGGATAGCGAATTATTCTTTATCGACCACATGCACAATGATGCCGGGAGACTACATCAATTTATCGACAATCCAGAGTACTGGGATTCTGCAAAACAAACGTTTAAGATAACGGACACAAATGCTTTTGACAGGGCATGGCCGATAGGTGCTATGAACTACATAATTAGAGAGATATACAAACGTAATCCTCGGGCTGTCATTTGTCTTATAAATGACTGGCGAGGCACTGCATTGAACGTGACAAACTATCTCGCAAACATCGTTGTCGGAGAATATTGGAGCATCCCTGTATGCAACCTGAAGATGGGAAACAGAGACATCGATATTACTATTGACGTGTCCACGTCAATAATCGGCTACGACGGTAGAACGATAGATATCCCAGCCGGTTCTGTTGTAAATCCGCTAAAGTATCAGACGAAAGCGGCTCCGGAGGATGACTCCCCGAACGATTTAATCCATCCAGGCAGATACGGACGAATTTTGTATGCGAAATATGTAGCAAAATGGCTAATGTATAACGTGTCATTACAAGATACAAACGGATTTTACTAA
- a CDS encoding DNA-directed RNA polymerase subunit N (RpoN/RPB10) (product_source=COG1644; cog=COG1644; superfamily=53335) has protein sequence MKEKNYPTAPLPFQGQKRNFISQFKTALEELKKKQSVDFIVDLFGGSGLLSRTAKDVFPDSEVIYNDYDDYHKRLLNIERTNKLLDDLRELLADCPRKIRIEEPYRSRIIERVKQENKAGYVDYITLSSSLLFSSKYVLSYDALKKESFYNNVKTEGYNIDAGHYLNGLKIVKEDYLTLFEAYKDKENVLFLTDPPYLSTDCTTYHSDKYWRLKNYLDVLNTLKTENYFYFTSSKSQLVELCEWFEKNCGLINPFNGSVLRTHQVNGKVINYTDMMLYKYKELE, from the coding sequence ATGAAAGAAAAGAATTATCCAACGGCTCCACTTCCATTCCAGGGACAGAAGCGGAATTTTATTAGCCAATTTAAAACAGCCCTGGAAGAGTTGAAAAAGAAACAATCAGTCGATTTTATTGTCGATCTCTTTGGTGGTTCCGGATTACTATCCAGGACAGCGAAAGATGTGTTCCCGGATTCGGAAGTCATATATAACGATTATGACGATTACCACAAGAGACTCCTGAATATAGAGAGAACAAATAAGTTGCTTGATGACCTCCGGGAGCTTCTCGCTGATTGCCCTCGAAAGATTCGCATAGAAGAGCCTTATCGAAGTCGTATCATTGAAAGGGTCAAGCAAGAAAACAAAGCCGGATATGTCGATTACATTACTCTCTCATCTTCCTTGTTGTTTTCTTCTAAATATGTATTGTCTTATGATGCATTGAAAAAAGAATCCTTTTATAACAACGTGAAGACAGAAGGGTACAATATTGATGCCGGACATTATCTCAATGGCCTAAAGATCGTAAAAGAAGACTACCTGACTTTGTTTGAAGCTTACAAGGATAAAGAGAATGTCCTGTTTTTAACAGATCCGCCATACCTTTCAACTGATTGCACGACCTATCATTCGGATAAGTATTGGCGCTTGAAGAACTACCTGGATGTTCTAAACACTCTGAAGACAGAAAACTATTTTTATTTTACCTCCAGCAAGAGTCAACTGGTAGAACTCTGCGAATGGTTTGAAAAGAACTGCGGACTTATAAATCCTTTTAATGGCTCAGTTCTTCGGACTCATCAGGTAAATGGGAAAGTGATCAACTATACCGATATGATGCTGTATAAGTACAAAGAACTGGAGTAA